GTGATGCACCAGCCCCTGCGCCCTGCGTATGGTGCCAGAGCGATGCACCAGCACAAAGTGTGCAGGGGGCAGGGGCTGGTGCATCGCTCTGGCACCGTATGGCAGCTTCTTGGTGACTGGGCATCTCACCGGAGGGCTGGGCAAGCCCACTGTCCTTGGGTTTTCCTTCTCGTGCATCTGTGCAAGCGATGCTGGTGCTTCCCTCTGGGAACGTTTCCCCATTGTGGCAGTGAAGCTTTTGGCTGGGGTGAAGTCCCGATTTGGAGACCTCCATGTCTTCTGCAAGCAGCTTGTGGGCCATGCTGAGCCCATTTTCTGGAGGAAATGGTGGCACGGGGAGGAGTGTGGATGCTGTGCCTCCATCCTGACCCAGCCCAACTGCCCTGGGATATCAGTAGTGAACAGGCTTCGTTATGTTGAAGCAGAGCTGGTGAGCACTGGAGTGTGAAATACTTGGCATCCAGGGACACCCCGAACCACCTCTCGGGGCTGGGATGGAGGTGTCTACGTGGCCTATGTGATGCTGCGGGTTGCTTAATCCATGCGGGTTGCCCTGGTCCTGCTCCTCACTCACCCATGGACTTGCTGCATAGGACAAATGCtgtgctgtgcctcagtttccctgtgccaggagggagctggggactCGGCCTCCTGCCCCATGGATGGCTGGAGCGGGGCTGtgctggcatggggctgggggcaggcaaTGCAGGCGCCTGCCGAGCTTGGAGGAGCTCCTGGCCTTTGGGGTGAGAGAGGGAATGGCAGCATGGGAGCTGTGAGGCACAAATACAATAGGCAGGTCCCCCAAGGATGGGGTGAGCTGAGCCGGTCCACCCAGACCCTACTTTGCAGTGAGATTTTTGGTCTTCATGGTTGTTAAAAGCCAGCCCAGGCACTGCGGGGGATCCGACCCGCTGCCAACCCTGCAAACACAGAGCCCGTGCCGGCCCGGCACGCCCCGGCAATGCAGAGTGGGTGATTACACGGACAGGGCTGTGTAGTGATGAAGTAATTAATGACCCGATTATTTGTGCCCTCTAAAGTGCAGGGCAGGCTCCATGGGAATGCCTGCTGGAGCCACTAAGTGTAATTAGCAGTTAATCAGCAGGGACCTGTAATTATAGCAGTCACAAGGTATTTAAGTACAGAGGGTTTTCCCAGAGCtgtgccctgctgctctgcttaTCAGAGCCGGGGATGCCGGTGCCTAGGGAGCCCCAGCCACTTGCTGCCACCATGGATGGAGCCAGACTCCCTTGGAACAGCCAGCAGGGCAGTGGGCTGCAAGTCCCTGGTTGCCAAATTACAGCTTCCCAGAGCCCCTCGGGGATCACTGAGTGCCGGGGCGTGCCCCCGCCTGTGGACGCCCTGGTCCCACAGGGCATCGTGCTTTGCAGGCACTGctcattttccttcctgcctctttCTTCTGCAGGGACCTGAGCGAGAACTTCATCCaggccatccccaggaaagcttTCCGCGGGGCCACTGACCTCAAGAATCTGTGAGTCCCGGCGGGGCACGGGGGGTTTGGGGTCGGGTCTGGTGGCAGGAGGCATCAGGAGCTGCTGGTCACTCTCTGCCTGGGCTGTCCCAGCAACGCTCCCTCCGTCTTTCTCCCATAGGCAACTGGACAAGAACCAGATCAGCTGCATCGAGGATGGGGCTTTCCGTGCCCTGCGGGGGCTAGAGGTCCTGTAAGTGGCCAGGGGCCGGCTGGAGCCTCCAGCCCACAAGCCCCATGCGGGGTGAGGGTGTCCCTTGGTGCTCCCTGCTCACCAAGGCACTGCATGGACATCCCCAGGGTGCCATCTCTCCTGGCCCCGaggaggggctgagcaggggTCTGGTACCGCTGCTGTGGAGTTGTGCtccagggcctgatcctgccccagggggtccacctgcctgcagctggctgtGGAGGGGAGAAGCCTGGAAATGGCAGCAAGCCCTGCCGGGGGTTTGGGCTGACCCCATCCCTCGCCTCTCTGTCCATCCACCCTgtgctggggggtgggtgggtgctgtTGCTTCCAGGGGTTTGGTGCCACCTGGACCCTCTCACGTTCCCATTTACGGCCTGGCTGCCCTGACCTGCCCCCCTCTGCCTTCCCGCAGGACCCTGAATAACAACAATATCACTTCCATTCCTGTGTCCAGCTTCAACCACATGCCCAAGCTGCGGACGTTGTGAGTGCCGGGGCTGTGGGGGTGGGAGAGACCCCCTGGGCTAGAGCGGGatgtccccagctctgctgccggtGCCGGCAGCTCAGCAGTGCCGGGACAGCACcgtggggaggggatggaggagacaCCCCTGCAGTGCGTCCCCGAGCACTGCCAAGCAAGGTGCAAATGCTCTCAGgctcctccctgtccccctctGTATGCCCCTGACCTTTGGGGTGAGCCACGTGGGAGCAGCCGGAGAgcagggggtggtgggcaggagctgtCTCGTGGCCGCTGACCGCCCTGTCCGCCCGCAGCCGCCTGCACTCCAACCACCTCTTCTGTGACTGCCACCTGGCCTGGCTCTCGCAGTGGCTGCGCCAGCGCCCCACCATCGGGCTCTTCACCCAGTGTGCCGCTCCGGCCCAGCTCCGCGGCCTCAACGTGGCCGAGATCCAGAAGAACGAGTTCAGCTGCTCCGGTGAGCGGACAGGGGAGGCAGTGGGTGCCAGGGCAGGAACACAGTTTGGGGGGACAAAGCCCGTCCCGTTGATGCACcccacctctgctccctgccgTGTGCCCCATGGGCTCGGCTCAGGCCAGCACTGACCCTGGTGCAGGGACAACATGGGGACAATGCCACCCTATCAGTGTGACAAAGGGTGCATCAGTGTCTGCCCTTGGAGCTGCGTGCCTTTTGCATGGTGTTGGGGTGCACCAGGACCTTGTGCACCCACTCAAGGGTGCCATGAGCTGTCCCAGCACACCAAGCTGTCACCAGGGTCCCTTCCTCGGGGTGCTGCCATCCACCCACCTGGCCCAGCTCTTTGCGACTCCCATGCTGGCTGCTTCCCTGGCAGGACAAACGGACCCGGCACgtgcccagctctgcagcttgTCCTCTGGCTCCTGCCCAGCCATGTGCACTTGCAGCAACGGCATTGTGGACTGTCGGGGCAAGGGGCTGACGGCCATCCCTGCCAACCTGCCCGAGACCATGACGGAGATGTGAGTATGGCCCCACACCGACACTGCCGGGCTCTGGGTGGCTCGAGGCAGCGGGGACACGGGGGCAAGCCCTACGGCTCAGCCACCCCACGGGGCAGCAGgccttccttgcccttctcccaTGCTGCCCAGATTTAGCCCTGGATTTagctgcatttaaaatgtaaataaagaaataatctcCTTAGGGGGATCCAATTATAGTGCAAAGCCCCTGCTGGGACGGCGCACAAAGCACATGGGAGGCAGCAGGTGCCCCCAgacccagggtgctgggggggaggaggtgctccccccaccccagccagcacGGTCCCCCCACCCATAGTACCCCTCCCTGAGGGAGAAAGCCCCGACCACAGGCTGCAAGTTGTCCCTGGGTTGAATGGTGCCACTCCGGTGGGGTAACTTGCTGCAAGCCTGAGGGTCTtgcagcccccccaccctgtcaatggggtgctggggctcggCCAGCCCTACAGCCCTCATCTCTCCCCCTTCTCTTTGCAGACGCCTGGAGCTCAACGGCATCAAGTCCATCCCCCCAGGCGCCTTCTCCCCCTACAAGAAGCTGCGGAGGATGTAAGTGTGCAGCCTCTCCCAGCTCACTGGGAAACCCAGCACCCTTCGCCCCGCTGTCTGCTGCCGTGAGCCCGCAGCCCCTCACTCCGATGGGCATGGGGCACTTGCCGTGACATGAGTGCCCCACATGGCAGCACTGGGATACCCCCAGCTCTGTATATAGGGTGCTGAGGGTGGTCCTCTGGACCCAGCAGGAGAATGGGGGCATGGGGCAAGAGAAGAGGGGTCCAGGCCACCTTCTCCCTTTGGGTTTCAGAGACCTGAGCAACAACCAGATCTCAGAGATCGCCCCCGACGCCTTCCAGGGCCTGCGCTCACTGAACTCCCTGTAAGTGCCCGCACCGGGGTGTGTGGGGTGAGGTGGGGCGATGCTGTGCCCGCTGAACCGTGCCCCACACCGCTCCCCCATCCCTCTCACACCAGCCTTCCTCTCCCAGGGTGCTGTACGGCAACAAGATCACAGACCTCCCCAAGGGCGTTTTCGGGGGACTTTTCACCCTGCAGCTGCTGTAAGGCACTGGTGGCTGGGTGGGATGCTCTGTGGGGACACCGGGAAGCGGGGCTGACGTCCCCAATGCCCGTGGTGCAGTGAAGGCGATCCCCAGcctcacctccctccctccctgccaggctCCTCAATGCCAACAAGATCAACTGCGTGCGGGCAGACGCCTTCCAGGACCTGCAGAACCTCTCGCTGCTCTCGCTCTACGACAACAAGATCCAGAGCCTGGCCAAGGGCACCTTCATCTCCCTGCGGGCCATCCAGACCCTGTGAGTGCCTGCGCCAGCTCCGATGCCTGGGCGGGCGGGCACCTGGGGGGAAGCATCTCAGCGGGTagccggggctggagctgccggtcACCCGCTGTCCCCGGCCTAGGCACCTGGCCCAGAACCCCTTTGTCTGCGACTGCAACCTGAAGTGGCTGGCAGACTTCCTCCGCGCCAACCCCATCGAGACCAGCGGTGCCCGCTGCGCCAGCCCCCGGCGCCTGGCCAACAAGCGCATCGGCCAGATCAAGAGCAAGAAGTTTCGCTGCTCGGGTGAgagctgtccccgtccccgccaCAGGTGCCCTGCGGCACAGCTGTcctcagccctgccccagcctggtgTCCATGTGCTTAGGGTGCTGATGTGCTTTTGTCTCCGCAGCCAAAGAGCAGTATTTCATCCCAGGTAAGAGGAAGAGCCATACGCATGTGTGCGTGGGTGCGTGCGCGGTGCCTTTCTGGCCAGGCTGCCTGCGGGTGTGGTGGTGCCAGACCCCGGCAGGACCACGCTGCATTTCCCATCATTTCTGGTTGCTGAGTTCCCAGGTGCTGCAGTAACAAAAGCGCTGGGTACCGGGATGTGTTGCAGCATCTCCCATCGTGCCGTCATCCGGATGGGCACAGAGGCGTCCCTGGGGTCCAGCTCTGGTTGTAGGAGGGGAGAGGGTGGAGGGCAGCGCAGTGCCCCGTGTACCAAGGATAAATATCCCTGCAGATAAGCTGCTTTGGGTACCCAGAGGGGTAATGCGGCTGGGATGAGGGTAGGTGAGGAAGAGACCGAGACCAGCTAGGGGTGTGGGAGGAtcagaggaggggagggcaggcacaGCCCCCCGTACCTCTGCCTgtgggaccccacgctgcccTCGCCGGCATGCAGGGACGGAGGATTACCAGCTGAACAGCGAGTGCAACAGCGACGTGATCTGCCCCCCAAAGTGCCGCTGTGAATCCAGCGTGGTTGAGTGCTCCAACCTGAAGCTCACCAAGATCCCGGAGCGCATCCCACAGTCCACGGCCGAGCTGTAAgagcctcctccctcccaccccgctTTCCCTCCTGCAACTGGAGCATTGCTGGTGCCGGTGTTTGGCTCAGGGTTTGGTTTGTGCCAGGCCCTTTGCAGCCATCTCCTGAGCTCTTttccctgccacccaccccagGCGCCTGAACAACAACGAAATCTCCGTCCTGGAGGCCACCGGCATCTTCAAGAAACTCCCACATCTGAAGAAAATGTGAGATTTGGGCAGGCACAGCACCATTGGGTTGTGTTGCCAGGGCAGCCTGGGGCATGAAATGGGGGGCACGTCCCGACCCAAGAGTCCCCCAAGGGTCTGGGCATCACGTGGTGCTTGGTGGGACCTGGGGGAGGCAGGTTCAGGATGAGGACGGGGCAGAGCCCCCCGTCCCAGCCTGCTTTCCCCTCTCTGCAGCAACCTCAGCAACAACAAGGTGTCGGAGATTGAGGATGGGGCGTTCGAGGGGGCATCTTCTGTCAGTGAGCTGCACCTCACCGTCAACCAGCTGGAGTCGGTGCGGAGCGGCATGTTCAGGGGCCTGGACGGGCTGAGGACCCTGTGAGTCCCCCTTTCACCgtgggcacagggatggggacgtccCTGCTCCTTGCTCCCTTGCCCTGCCCACGCTGCCGGGCTGGTGCTGCCCGCATCACTGCGAGGCCAGCTCAGGAGCACCTTACCCATCCTCTGGCCGTATCCAGGTttttgctgctcagggactggcccAGGCTcgtcctgctccctggcagcgAGGTGGGCACAGCCTGGGCACTGCCGAGGTGGGTTTCCCCCGTGGCACCCGCCCGGTTCGTTAGGTGCCCTCATCCCCTTCCCTCCGCAGGATGCTGAGGAACAACCGGATCAGCTGCATCCACAACGACAGCTTCACGGGGCTGCGCAACGTCCGCCTGCTCTCCCTGTATGACAACCAGATCAGCACCATTGCGCCGGGCGCCTTCGACACGCTGCAGTCCCTCTCCACGCTGTACGTCTCGGGCCCCGGGAGGATGCTCCCAGGCTGTCCCCATTGTAGCAGGGGGCTGCAGCGGGTCCCCTTGCCTGGCGGCTGCTCAGGTGATGCCCTCGCGCTCCCTCCCGTGTGCAGGAACCTGCTCGCCAACCCCTTCAACTGCAACTGCCAGCTGGCCTGGCTGGGGGACTGGCTGCGCAAGAGGAAGATCGTGACGGGGAACCCGCGGTGCCAAAACCCCGACTTCCTCCGGCAGATCCCGCTCCAGGACGTGGCTTTCCCCGACTTCAGGTGTGAGGAAGGTAACTCACGGGCCCCGCGgcgctgggggagaggggggaccgGGCTGCTCCTCCCGGGCTGGCACCACACTCCCCGTCCCAGCACCGTCCCTGCTCCCGGGATGTCCGGCAGTGCCCCGTGGCAAGCTGGTAGCTTGAGGGGTCCCTCAGCCCGTTAACACCCTCCCCTAATGATGCACGCGTTTCCCTCCCTGGTGCCCAGCCCTTAGGGCTGCACTCAAATACCCATGGGCTGCTCTGAAGCCAGAGAGGAGTTTGCACCCCCTGAACCACGTGGCCCTTGCCCGTAGGCAGGTCCGTGCTGGCAAATGCTGtgctctgggtgctggcaggagcagatGCGTAGGCGAAGTCCAGCGGGATTCAtcctgctccttcctctcccagccgTGCACACATGCCGGAGCCGGGCAGACAGAGCAGGCGGAGAGGGTGCATGTCGACAGAAAAgccttttctaatttattttttaaatttagaacagCTTTTTGAGCCCTCtggaaaatatttacaaacaaatcatcatttcttctgctttccctcctccaccaCGTCAAAGACTGAGTGGTTGCATCCTGCGCCTTTCCTAGTGGTGTGAGATAACATACGGTTGTCCTGGGGATGCCTCTCCCGCAGGAGCCCAGCGCCGCCGCGGGGAAGGGGGAGCAATGCCAGCAACTCCGGCTGCTCGGTGCAGGCACCTCTCCCTCTAGCCTGCGTCTGGGAGATGGTGAAGGTTATTTCATGAGGATTTGTAGGGCCTTCCTCTGTGCCCTCCTCTCTGCTGTTTCTGAGATTGCATTTTTGCCTGAAAATGGTGAAAATCAGAACAGCTTTGAGCTGGCTGGTTGCATCCATCCTGGTGGGGCAGGTGGTTTCTGGGCGCAGGAGCGATTCCTGTGCCACTGCCTCTCAGCCGGGCTGGGGCTATTCCCCGCAAGgaggctgcctgcagcaccctgctTTGGGGGCAAGGGGAGATGGGGCACGGCAGGGGAGCAGTCCTAGGCAGGCACAAGGCACCAAGTCCAGCCTCACGCGGTGCCCGAAGGCTGGGCCCCGGTGACTTTGCGGCTCTCTGTGCCCGGTGCAGGTCAGGAGGAGACCAGCTGCATCCCCCGGCCCCAGTGCCCACAGGAGTGCACCTGCCTCGACACCGTCGTCCGCTGCAGCAACAAGCACCTCAAGGCCCTGCCCAAGGGGATCCCCAAGAACGTCACGGAGCTGTGAGTGGTGGGCGAGTGCCCAGGCTCTCCCCCCGACCTTCAGTGACTTTGTGGctctgggtggggggggtctctgcTGTGGGGTTGTAGGTGTTGGGGCAGAGATGCTCCCTCCCACATCCCCATCCTGGCCCAGTAGTGGGAgcaggacccccacccagccaAGGAACCCTGTCCAGCCCCAACCCCAGTGAGGGGCTCAGCCTCTCTGCTGACTCAGGGCTACCAAAGGTGATGTGCAAGAGGTGTTGTCACAGCAGCCAGGTCCCTGCTATTTGGCCCTTGGGAGGGGGCAGCGTGGGACAGCCACCCCCTGCAGCCGTGAAGCCCAGGGCTCTGCGGTCCCCAGCAGCCTGCCATCAGCGACAGGGATGGGGccaccctgcctctgccagctccccGGTCCCTCTCTGCCGTCACCTCTCCCTGTGATGCTCTTGGCAACACCAGCTCCAAACACACAGGGATGCGGTTTGCCTGGGGCCAGCCACCCATCAGCGTGGGTGTCAGGGAGATACCCAGGCAGCCGTGCCAGGTCTGGGTGTGCAGGGATCGTGATGCTCATTGCACCTGGGCTCTGTACCCATCTAGGATGCAGCAAGTCCTGCGTATGGGGGGTGTAGGCGCTGGTTGTGCACATGCATATGTATACCACCCCCTCACACCCTGGCGCTGTCTCGCACATCCCTTCTCCGTCCCCATCCTCCGCTCTCTCTCACACATGCCTTGGGAACAGTTTCGGCCGCCCACGCTCACATCGGATGTGTAAATGCAGCACATGGCTGGCTGTGCTTGCACACGCAGGCTGCTGGGAGGCTGCCCCCGGGGACCCGCGTGCAGACGCTAATGTGCTCGCACGCCATCTCCACCGCCAGCCCAGGGGTACCCCGAgagccccgcggggctgccaaGGTGGGAGGTGGCGCTGGAGATGCTCCTCGCAGCCCTAAGTCCCTAGGGGTATCTGCACAGGAGAAACGGGAGGGTGGAGAGAAGGACCTCCTGCTTCTTCACCACTCCGAGgtgcttttgttctcttctgcAGCTACCTGGATGGAAACCAGTTCACTCAGGTTCCGGGGCAGCTCTCCACCTTCAAGTACCTGCAGCTTGTGTAAGTAGCCAGGAGCAGGAGCCCAGGCAGCCAGTCCCACTGCTGGGACCTGTGGGCGAGGACAGGGGCTGTCCCTATGGTGCGTGATCCTGAGGAGGGGCCTGGCGGTGTGCAGGGACCCCCAACAGCCCTCTGTGTCCCCCCTCTGCCCTGGGACACAGCTGGCTGGCAGCGATGCTCAGCCCCTGGGTGCTCACAgcctctgctggggctgggcatgggGCAGAGGGGTGACAGCAGCATTGCTGCCAGCACCCTGTGTgacagccctgctgctcccttgGAGGCCGTGCCGTGCTGCTGTTTGCACCCCATTGCAGCTGAGCAGGTGGGGGAGCAGTGAGGGGGGACGGGACCCAGCTGGCTCCAACCCCTGGGGCTTCTGTTTTCCAGCGATCTGAGCAACAACAAGATCAGCTCCCTGGGCAACTCCTCCTTCACCAACATGAGCCAGCTCACCACCCTGTAAGTGCGGTCCCTGCGGTGTTGTTCCTAGGGGACCCTGAAGATGGGGGTTGCTGGGGACACCAGGGTCTCCCCCCTCCGCCTGGGTGAAGCCATGGTTTGAGCTGGAGCTGACAtgtggggtggctggggggagcATGCAGTGATGCCCACGGTGCTGCGttacctcctccttcccttccgcAGGATCCTCAGCTACAACTCCCTGCAGTGCATCCCTCCGCTGGCCTTCGAGGGCCTCCGCTCCCTCCGGCTGCTGTAAGTACCTGCCCATAGCCCTGCTCACAGCCCCGCTCAGCTCCTTTGCTGCtggccctgtccccatgtcccctgtgcccgCTTGGAGGTGGGTGTAGGCAGGCGGGCAGGGtacaggctgcaggaggagcaaGGGGAGATGCATCAGCCTCTCGGAGCAGATGCTGGATTTGCAACAGTGACAGTGTGGTGGGGTCCGGCTCTGCCACCCACGCCTGGAcctgtggggtgggggcagccccacagTCCTTGCTGCCCACCCTGGAGCCGCGGGGATCGTAGGACCCTCTGTTCTCTGCAGGTCTCTCCACGGCAATGACATCTCCAGCCTCCCTGAGGGAATCTTCGCAGATGTCACCTCCCTGTCCCACCTGTGAGTATCTCCCGCTCCACAGGGTGCAGGGCTGGACGCAGGCTCAGGAGACCTTTAAAAACCACGGGGCTGAGCCCAGCTTCTCTGGGGGCTGAGCCCAGCTTCTCTGGGGGCTGAGCCCAGCTTCTCTGGGGGCtgagctgcctcctctcctcttctctgggCTGGTACTTGGGACAGCATTTGTGGGGCAGTGCTGTGCGGTGCCTGCCCTCCTCACGCTCAGCCCCCAGGTCTGGGTGTGCAGCTGAGCctcccagtgctgctgggatGGCCCTATGGTCCTTGCTGgaggtccccagggtcccctaACACGCAGGTCAAGCCATGCAAGGTGCTGGCATGGctgtgggttggggggggctgcTCTGACCCATGCCAGCGTGTTGTTAGCCTCCTGCCCGGGTgcttccctgcagcagccccccaAATCTGTCATCGAACATCCTCCTGCCTGTGGCAGTGTTTCAGCCCCTCTTTGGGGAGCCTGTACCCCAGGAGAGCACAGTTCTATACCCACCACCTGGGGCAGGGGTTCAGCTTTGCTCATGGTGACTTTTCGgtcccttccctgtccctgctAAACCATTCCCACCCACCTGCCAGTGGCCAGTCCTGCTCCTGGCATACTGGGGGTCTCAGGCTGTTCCTTCAGCCTGTGGAGAGCATCTTGATTTCCAATCCTGGCCTCCCTGTGTTTTTTGGGAGCAGCAGCGCTGCTTGGTCTGGTCTTCCCTGGCTCTTCACCGATTTCCCATGCTGAAGCACAGCGCTGCCTTTGCCAGCCGGTGCTGCCGGTTCCCGCAGGGCTGAACTGTTGTCACCAGCCGGCGCTGTCGGTGCTGTAGGATCAGGTTTGTCAGCCCCAGCGGATCTGCTGTCCCTACCGCCTGCCTTCTGGGCTGCCGTCTCCTTCCTTTGTCACAGGTGTTGGTCGCACCGGCCCTCCATCACCGCTGACCTTTGCAGTGAAGGAGCCTCCCACGTcatctgctgctccctgccctactctgctgtggagcagagcaaccctcactcctcctcctcctctctcagaGCAATTCCTTGCTCTCCTCCGATGCTGTCCCCACGAGCTCCGACCGTGACCCACTGCttgtccccagcagcccgctcccgtgtccctgccccgcAGGCTTGTGCGGCAGAGCCCAGGCTGGTCCTGCAGCTCCAGTGCAAGCGTCCTGTTGTTTCTGCACAGCCTCAAGATGCTTTGCCCGGTTTGTGCTGGGCCCAGGCAGCTTTGCCTGAGTGCTGGAGAGGGATCCCCGAGGATTTCTGTGTGGGCAGCCAGAGGAGAGCCCCAGCACGGAGCCATGGGGCACTGTGTGGGCtgtgggggtggcaggagggtcACCTACCTGGGCAGCAGTGCGGGGCTGAGCGTGCGCCCCAGTCCTCCCACTGCGGGCAGTATCTCTGGTTGGTCTGGAAATGGAGGAGCACTGGGTCTCCCCATCACGTGGCAGCCCAGCCAAGCGACCAAGTCCTGTCCCGTCCCAAGGTCTCTGAGCCCAGTTCCTTGCCGAGGGCAGTGGGTGCAGTTTTGCTCTTCCTCCCCCTGCAGAGCCATTGGGGCCAACCCCCTGTACTGCAGCTGCAACCTGCGCTGGCTCTCCAGCTGGGTCAAGACGGGGTACAAGGAGCCAGGCATCGCCCGCTGCGCTGGGCCCCCTGACATGGAAGGCAAGCTGCTGCTCACCACCCCTGCCAAGAAGTTCGAGTGCCAAGGTGAGAGGTGCCCGCGTcatccgtctgtccatccatGCCATCCGCAGGCAGGACAGCAGGCGTCACGGGGAGACGGGCTGCCTCTGCCCCGCGCCCGGCAGAGTGATGCTCTGTGAGTCTGGGAGACTCCAGCATTTCATCTGTTGATCTGcctggtggaggaggagggggaccaGGATGCTTCTGTCCCCTGACCTGACTGGTGGCACGTCTCTGGTGACCGAGCAAGCACGTGGCTGTCCCATTGCTGGGACTCTGCCCGCCACGTGGGTGCCCACAGACACCTCCCCATCACTCCCCGCACTGACGGTCATCTCCATGTCTCCCATCCCGCAGGCCCGCCTGCCCTAAGCGTCCAGGCCAAGTGCAACCCCTGCATCTCCAGCCCCTGCCGTAACCAGGGCACCTGCCACAATGACCCCCTCGGCTTTTACCGCTGCGCCTGTCCCAGCGGCTACAAGGTATGCTGGTCACGGGGGTCCCAGCGCAGGGGGACATGTCCCTGCAGAGGGAAAGAGGGCAGCGTGGGGGCTCTGCTGTGCCCCCAGGGCTCACTGCCTGCAGGACCgttccccttctctgcacacgGCAGTGCCCTGCCgagtgggatggggcagggagagctgggcaCGGTGCTGTGGCACCCTCCTCGCTCCcacctctctctcctttcccagggCAGGGACTGCGAGGTGGCACTCGGCGGCTGCTCCTCCAACCCCTGCGCCAATGGGGGGACCTGCCAGCCTCAGGAGGGGGAAGGAGCCGGGTTCAGGTGAGTGCTGGACAAGGACCCACAAAAGATGGGTGTTTGGGCAGCGGCATGGAGCTCCGACATCCCACGGAGATAAAGTCTgatgcttccttcccctcctgcgTACTCCCTTGGGCTTATAGCTGGGATATTGCACTCacgcagcagctccagcccatgctgccttcctctgcagccctgcctgtgcctcctgccagcacagcaccagcagggCTTGAGCGCTGGTGCCGcttccccgtgccccccagcccttGCAGGCTCCTGGACTGAGGGCATGGAGGGGGAGAGGGCGTCCCGCCACCACGGGAGGTATGGGGAGGCAAAGGGCAGCGGGATTTGGGGCTGGGGTCCGGCTGCTACAGCAGGGCTGACtgtgggatggggcaggatgcggccctggggtcgctgctgctccctgcagagctgctgtgcccctGCGCAACCCTCGCTACCCCGAACGCTTCAGGCCATTCCAGGAACTGGGGTGCAATTAGCGGCTGAAAATAGATGGCAGGCCGGGGGCGAGGAGGTGAGCTGCGCagccgcccggcccccccgcgctgAGTGGCCTCTCAGCCCGTTGTCGTGGCAACTCAGCATCCTCGCTGTGCGCTCCTGCTGCCACGCTCCCCTGCGCCCGGTGTTCGGCAGGGGGGCACTGAACCCGGCTCCCTGGAGCCTCTTGGCGTGCATGCGTGCTCCGCGGCCGAGATCCAGTGCTGGTGTTTCTGGGGGAACACCCCAAAACACTCTGTTTCCTGCCCCCTGATGCTGCCCCGTGCCCCATGGCAGGTGCCTGTGCCCGGTGGGCTTGGAGGGCCCGAGCTGCCGCACCGCCAGTGACCCCTGCAAGGAGCACAGCTGCGAGAATGGGGGCTCCTGCGTGCCCAGTGCCACCAACTACACCTGCCTGTGCCCTGCTCGCTACACAGG
Above is a genomic segment from Calonectris borealis chromosome 7, bCalBor7.hap1.2, whole genome shotgun sequence containing:
- the SLIT1 gene encoding slit homolog 1 protein — encoded protein: MAAPTPGEAAGVPAGLRAAAWLLAFAALCRGRAAACPPLCACSGTTVDCHGTALRAVPKSIPRGTERLELNGNNITRINKNDFAGLKQLRVLQLMENQISTVERGAFDDMKELERLRLNRNQLHTLPELLFQNNQALSRLDLSENFIQAIPRKAFRGATDLKNLQLDKNQISCIEDGAFRALRGLEVLTLNNNNITSIPVSSFNHMPKLRTFRLHSNHLFCDCHLAWLSQWLRQRPTIGLFTQCAAPAQLRGLNVAEIQKNEFSCSGQTDPARAQLCSLSSGSCPAMCTCSNGIVDCRGKGLTAIPANLPETMTEIRLELNGIKSIPPGAFSPYKKLRRIDLSNNQISEIAPDAFQGLRSLNSLVLYGNKITDLPKGVFGGLFTLQLLLLNANKINCVRADAFQDLQNLSLLSLYDNKIQSLAKGTFISLRAIQTLHLAQNPFVCDCNLKWLADFLRANPIETSGARCASPRRLANKRIGQIKSKKFRCSAKEQYFIPGTEDYQLNSECNSDVICPPKCRCESSVVECSNLKLTKIPERIPQSTAELRLNNNEISVLEATGIFKKLPHLKKINLSNNKVSEIEDGAFEGASSVSELHLTVNQLESVRSGMFRGLDGLRTLMLRNNRISCIHNDSFTGLRNVRLLSLYDNQISTIAPGAFDTLQSLSTLNLLANPFNCNCQLAWLGDWLRKRKIVTGNPRCQNPDFLRQIPLQDVAFPDFRCEEGQEETSCIPRPQCPQECTCLDTVVRCSNKHLKALPKGIPKNVTELYLDGNQFTQVPGQLSTFKYLQLVDLSNNKISSLGNSSFTNMSQLTTLILSYNSLQCIPPLAFEGLRSLRLLSLHGNDISSLPEGIFADVTSLSHLAIGANPLYCSCNLRWLSSWVKTGYKEPGIARCAGPPDMEGKLLLTTPAKKFECQGPPALSVQAKCNPCISSPCRNQGTCHNDPLGFYRCACPSGYKGRDCEVALGGCSSNPCANGGTCQPQEGEGAGFRCLCPVGLEGPSCRTASDPCKEHSCENGGSCVPSATNYTCLCPARYTGDFCEQPPDFCSAELSPCQHGSTCVSTSQGPRCECAPGYVGSNCSEDFDDCQDHRCQNNARCLDEVNGYSCLCTEGYSGQLCEMPPHAAGQPGLCERAECQNGAPCVERGARALCQCLPGFGGPKCEKLLSVNFVDRDTYLQFTDLQDWPRANITLQVSTAEGNGILLYNGDSDHMAVELYQGHVRVSYDPGTHPSSAIYSAETINDGQFHTVELVTFDQMVNLSIDGGSPMTMDNSGKHYTLNSEAPLYVGGMPVDVNSAAFRLWQLLNGTSFHGCIRNLYINNELQDFTKTRMTPGVVPGCEPCRKLYCLHGICQPAGAQGPVCHCEPGWDGPHCDQPRGGPCQGHKCVHGLCLPLDALSYSCQCREGYQGALCNQPTEPPDPCRRQPCVHGHCRLTPGGQPACECHSGYAGALCDQEPECHGEPVRDYHQVQRGYAICQTTRPVAWVECRGTCGGPGAGCCTGLRLRRRKYAFECSNGATFVEEVEKPSKCGCSQCL